The genome window CTGAAGAACATGTTCTGCTTTTTCCTCTGACCCCCATGCTTGAGATCTGTTCACTACACTAGAGTTCCTCCTCTAAACATTGTTACTAATTAAACAAAATTTTGTCAGGCATGTCTCAAACTACTATTAAGTTTTTGGAGTTTTAAGTGCTCAAGCAAGCAGACTATAATTCAAATTAACTTCACACTGAATCAGTTGGGTAACATATGAAGCAATCCAAACGTGAATGCCACTTgtgcaaaataaaacaaaggagcaAGAAGTGGTTAAACTTTTGGAATGTTTAATATTTCTCAGCTTTGTTAAAATTTTAAATGCATTTATTTGGGACAAATTTGGAGCTGCGGAGTAACAAATAATTTTGAGTTTTATCATGTGCACGTCAAGTTACTTGAAATGATCATTAGCAATGTTTGCTGACCCTCGaaaccagtggttcccaaacttttttacatgatgccccctattAATTTCTAAGAAATCCTCACGCCACCCCATCCTTTGTTtgtattatctatatatatatatatatatatatatatagatctatatatatatatatatatatatatttatatatatatatatatatatatatatatatatacacagtggaACCTCGGAATACGAGTAACTTAGTGTACGAGTAAATTAGAATACGAGCATTTCAACTAGTAAAAAATCGATTTAGAGTACGAGCGATAAACTAGAATACGAGCAAATGTGAGGAAATGGCAAGCATCCGCCTGTGACTGTTTTGAAAATCCCGCGCGGCGACTGCAATCTCGTGGCAGCCGCCCAAGTTATTGGTCGGCCGAGCACATGTACACAGTCAGTGTTTGTCTGAGGTTGGGCGGGTGAACTGACGTGCTTTCTGATCACTTCTTTGAGTATTTTCACCCACATAACACACAATGGCACCCAAGAGGAAGACAGGTGCCACTGAAggcagtgagagaaggaaaaaacatcgTTAGACAGATTCTTGGTAAAGCTACCTAAAAGACAGCAAAGTGATTCTGAGAGCTCCTCTGATTCAGAGGACTCTCTCCCCACAGtaaccccactcctcctccccacctccacatCAAGCCCATGAAGTCTTCAATTTATCAACATAAAGGTAAGTTAATGTATACGAAGTTGTATTGTTTGTGTAAttctaaaaaaatataccaatatatttaatttttttcaaatttttttgGGCCTGGAACGAATTAAGTGGAACTCCATTAATTTCAATAGGAAAAGTCGTTTTAGAATACGAGTAAATTGGTTTACGAGCTCGGTcttggaacgaattaaactcgtattcGAAGgtaccactgtatatatatatatatatatatatatatatatatatatatatatatatatatatagatatatatatatatatatatatatatatatatatatattgaaactcgCACGAGAATGATTCAgtgttactccttcatgtgtgtgtgtgtgtgtgtgtgtgtatttatttcttgcaaaactgcaatttttgaAAGATGGAATCACGccccccttgtatccagctcacgccccccaaGGGGGGCAtgccccagtttgggaaccactgctctaaaccAAGGCAAAGGAGATGGCATGTTTACAGAGGATCAATACATAAGAAAATTACAATTTCTTGTGTATGGAAGGAGTAAGGTTAATAAAGCTAACAAAGTAAGTAGCTGACAGAAAATATGGTGAAAAGTGAATGGAAACTGTAAAATAACAGCAGCTCTTTGACCATCACAGCAATTTTGTGTGATATAATGATCGGTGAAAtcaaataaaacaaagtaaatgaaaaactgaaaataCAAGGCAGGCATACTCTTTAGTTTGTTTTCACTCATTACCACTTGGTGACAGACTTTTGTTCCTCCTTAGGATGCTACAAATGTTCACTATTCAAAATAAGTGTTGTTCATGATTGTAGATAAGTAACTTGAAGACACCATAACACAAAGAATAATTTCCAACTGATAAAAAAGGTGGACTTTTAGACAGTAGGTTGTTGTACCTGACTTCTTGCGAGGTACAGCACATGGTGTGTATTTTTATTTGATGCCTAAGACAGCTTACAAACCAAAAATCTGTAGTATGTataccactaaaaaaaaaaaaaagccaaaaatgCTACTAACATTTCCAATCTCCTATACACATCTTCCCACATCCCAAACAATAGATGAATTTTTGGTCATATGGCAAGCCAGGCAAGGTTGAGTCTATCCACAAAGCACCTCACATGAATAAGCAAGGTAGCATCATTTAGGGACAAGAATATGATGAGAGGAAACAGCATTCACCCTAATAATCAACAAAATTTCATGCACACTACATACCCAAACAGGATAACCTAAAGTAATCACAGCATGCAACTTACAGTGGAGCATCAAGTGTAAAAGTACTATTAGGCTCCCTTCATTTACCCGTGTCGTATAAGAAGAGCAGCTGCTTTATTTTTCTCGAGTAGCAGGGCTCTATACAGAGGGGTGTCTCCATTTGTGATTGTTTCCACATCCAGACGAGCACCGTGAATGCATAGGAGAGAGAAGACCATGCTGAAGTCTACAAATTGAGCATCTCTTGTACCCTCCACCGCCTCGTGTAGTGGAGTAGTACCAGTCAGGCCATTGGGATAGTTGGTGTTGGCACCTGAAATCAAATATTATGAAAGCACAGGTAAAGAAGTCTAGTTTATGAGCCTAGCCCTTAGTGGCAACATAGATAAACAGCTGCCAGGCAAAAGATTAAAAGCTCAAGTCTCATGAGATTTCAGCGGTCTTCCGAATGACTAAAGTTTCTGATTCAAGTAAGTGAAGATAATTTTGATGTATGTCATAAAGAAATACAGTGTCAACAAGTTCAATTTGTCATTACACCTTTGGGAAAATTAAATTAAATCCACATCTGCTTACTCTTTCTAACAGTATACACCTCACCAGCAAGGAATACATGCAAGTAAAAGAAGAGGGATTCTTTACTCCACCCATGCTTATGCCAACGCAATGACCAACTGTTCCTACCATTTTTGAGCAACAACTTGATGATGGTGGGCTGGCAGGTGCGGGCAGCAATAATGAGTGGCGTATCCCCATTGTCATCCCGAAGGTTGACAATGCAACGGGCGCTGAGTAGCTGTTCAGCCAGCTGCCACCCAAGACAACAGAGGTTTAGGTATGAGTGACTGATCTAAATCTCAATTATTTTGCAGCAGTGGAAAGATCTGACTCAGATAttattaatctttttattgctatAAAGCCATTCACTCCAAACATATTTATTTGTGGTTACTATTATCAAGTTTAAAGTATCATTAGCACATTCTAAAGCCCAGCTTTATTTAGACAACTTAAAAATTAAATATAATCTACCAAAACATACAGCAACTAATGTCAGCTACTTTTTATATTGTTTAGACTACAGATGCTATTTGTCGAACTCACTTACCTGATAGTGCCTGTGAAGGACAGCGTAATGGAGCAGGTAGTGGGACTGAGTGACCTTGGCTCCTGCTACCAGGAGCATCTGAACCAGCCTCACGTCCTTGTGCCACACAGCCTCACAGAGGGGAGTGTAGCCTGGATGCAACACAGTAAGGCTTCATTACTGCACCAAAATCATAAAGTATGAATACCCACAATAACAAATATCAGTAACCCAGTAAATCTCATAGAAAATGTGAAGGgtcaagaagataaaaaataagggaaagcaGAGGAGGTGAGAGATAAAGAAATCATGCAAgcagtgaggaggaagggaaataacaatGGCTATACTTACCATGAATTTCTTCTATGTTAACTTTTGCTCCCCGTTCAAGCAAGAGCTGCACCACTTTGACATTAGAGCGCGAGACAGCCACAATCAGGGCTGTGCGATCAGAGCTGTCAAGGGAGTCTATCTTTGCTCCGTGACACAACAGCACCTCCACAATGTCTGTGTAGCCTCTGGATGCCGCAATGTGCAGGGGAGAACTCTGATCTCAATGAAAAAGTAAATCAGCATTAATCCTCTCTTCTACTCTTTGTTATATTAAGCAAGTAATGGATCAAAATAAAGACATATCAACATACATAATGATGGATATGGTTAGATTCTGAACATCTTATAATAGCACAGGAGGAACTGGCCTTTCCTCAAGCTGAACATCAAAGGTTACAGAAGGTCATCATGTTTATGAAGAGGTAAAGTGCAAACACCCACCACTTCAATCAGGCGCTTGGCATACCGCAATGGTTTTAATGGAGTAAATTGTATTAGATTCATAAATGCATGTTAATAAGGATGTATAAATATTATTGTTTAAAAGCCACTACCTTATCATTCATTTTATTGTTAACTTTGGCTCCCCCCTCCAGCAGTAGGGTGATCACCTCCACCAGCCCCCGCTGCACCGCTAAATGGAGTGCCGTCATGTGCTCAGCGTCGGGAGTGTCTACGCGCACCCCTGAAACAAATTTGTACTTTAGGAATACTTGACTTACAGGCTTAAGATTAGATTTAGTACCTGGACTCATGGTTTGTTTCTATTCTAAGGctgacttctttttttctttttaatacaaTCATAAACCTATGTGCATCCACCTGAACATAAGCTTAGGTTTcagggtgggtgaggcaacaTGCCACCCCCtagcatatgcccccattgattggcTGATTCAGACATGCCTGACCTAGTCTGCAAGCTGAATTATATAGTTCTGgacctacattttttttattttctgttactGATGAATGAaggctaaagaaaaaaataataatgaatctTTATGTATTAGGTATATTTACAACATAAATAAAACCAAACACTGGCCAGAAAAATTTTGAGTAACTCATAATTAATCAAAAATTAAGTTACTGGCAATGCAAGAGATTTGACGAGACTGAGAAAAAGATTTggtaaatgttcagagagttgcccatctcaaaatttgatacactggctatttattAGGGGGCAAAatattgtgctttttcatttggagaAAGTTTTCTTCTTCGGAAACTACTAAAAAGTGACTTATTGCAATTTCATcatccgccgccgcagccgcaaaataactcgcagagggtttaaggtgggggaacatatttaaactatcccaacTGAACTTTatgacctaacagctaacgggggggcttccccccccctggacccccggTCTACccagggggggctgcgccccccatggacccccccccccccccccgcatgtatatgtgacttatttctgcgaggaggtatttctcgcaccGGCTGCACTGCCGCCACGCCCGTCACCAGAGCAGTCAAATATGGCGCACGTAAACAGTGGTAGCTGTAATTATttcgtaaaactagagaagtacaacagtggTATTAGAACACCGTAGAATTAATCTAcccttaccaggcgagtgtgggCCAAATTACTGAGAGTCGTACGTTATCCCTCCCACGCCCGGGGCCCACAACACCGCGGCCcgcaaaaaaaacactaacttttAAAAAATCGGTAGCAGCGTTTCAATCAATTTGcgatgcatatatatggggttcaaaatgcatagaataatgagatctaacccatagttagggtgagaagtaccacagtgagTTGGACAACACTCTGAACATATACCAAAGATTGGTCATGTGAACCACAAAGACTCAACTCAAAGTGCACAGAACAGTACATAATCACATTGAAGAACTCACCTGCCTTGATAAGCATATGAACAATATATGTGTGGCCTTGTTCTGTAGCATAATGCAATGCTGACCTTCCATAGGCATCCTGCTGGTTAATGTCACAGCTGCGGCTTGGGGTCCAGGGGGAGGGAAGGCCTAAAGACATATACTCTGAATGGAGCTGAGCCAACCAAGGGTTTGATCGATGCGAGTTAACTATTGGTTTGTGTCGACCTGAAAATAACAAGAATACAATGGCCTCTAAGAGCATTATCTCAAAGTAAAGTATCCGCACTAAACTTAGATCAACATCTTTCCATTACAGAGCCCTTCAAAGACCCCTCCCCTGCTTTTCAACAATACTACACCACCCACATTATTACAATTACCTATTCGGGGcatcacacattattattattaatattattattattattattcaaatcCATGAAAGAAcattgaaaaaaattaaaaattgaTATAAGCCCAAACAAAGTTCCCTTGATGAACAGATATGAACATAAAAAATGAGAGACCGAAAGTCTTCTAACCATTTTCCCTATCATGGCGATGCGAACGGTGGTTGTGGCGAGCATGTCTTCTCCGCCGTCTGTTTTCTGTTTCAAATTCAGAAtcagaggagacaatgtttgCCCGTCCACGGCCAAGAGTACGCTGCAGCAGGACTGAGGATGACTGGCGGTGGGGGTGGTATTGGTGGCGCCGCTCCCCAATCATGGCAGAGTCTGAGTCTTCCGTAGATGAGACAACAGGCCCTGACGATTCCCCTGAAAATTAAAACACAATGAATGTAAGATTGTGAAGGAAAATGGCCTCCTCTACTTGTCATACAACCAGTTTCTCTTTACTTCTATTGGTTGATAATGAAATACTATTTAGTTCCCAGAATTTACAGGGAATCACAATGGGTTTCAATAGAAATTACATTTACTTTAACACAAATTTTTGCACCTACcagtgtcttcctcttcttctctgtatTCAAAGACATAATAGCCGATGTTGCTTGGTGTGTATGGACTCGTTGTATGGCTACACAAGGGAACACTGCACGGGTCTTGAATAGCTACTTCCGAGGCTTCTTCATTGTTATTACTTGGGAGCTCCCTGTTGCAGCGACCAGGCTCCCAGTCACTCTGCTGGTTGGAGTCACTAAGGTCTAGACCCCATAACTGAAAAGAAACACATACAAGTCATTTTCCTGTCAATTTAAAACAATACTTCCTGTCAAACTTAGTACAGAATAAATGTGGAGATTTTAGGAGACATAAAGGATATATAAACTGACCCATGATAATGTACATAGGATATTTTGGCAATAATCATGAGACATTTCAAACGAACCTCATCACTACACGTGCACGTTTCAGAGTCAATGCTTGGAGAACAACATTTGTGTCCCTGTGGACTCAGCAGCGTGCCTCCAAGTGTTGGACGGAGATTAGCTATGGAGGAGGCTGCTGCTGTGGCCCCTGTGGTGGTTGGGGACTGCCTTTGGTCCTGAGGCAGTGTCCCTCTGGAGGCACATGAGGTCACCCCTGAGGCTAGCCCTACAAGGGAACTAGAGCTTGATGAGACACATGAAAACAAGGATTCAGTGTCTACATCTTCCTCTTCTGGCGTAGAGTAGAATTTTTCGGCATCCAGAAGGAGACACACGATGGCCAGGTGTCCCAATTGTGCTGCGCGTCCTAGAGCTGTGCGTCCACATGATGGAAGGACATTTACATTTGCACCTGTGGATAGATGATTAGGTGTGGTGAAATCTAATGTATAAAAAATGAACACCTGAAAGTATATTCTAATCAAGTAGTGTACCATAACATTTAAAGGATTTATTTTcatagtttctcttctttttgtttttttatgagcAGGAAAGATAATGCTACAGTCTGCTATGTTATAGTATATAAAATGTGTATAACTGACATGAATGGACACTTCCTTCAATAAATAATGTGTGTATGAGGAAAATTTCCTGCACTTTAGTTTTCCAAAGAGCAATTAACACTTCTTATATCAATATCACAGTAAATGAGGCAAACCTTTCTTCAGCAAATCCATCACAGCGTCCACATCCCCGGTGTTGACAGCTTCATACAACGTGTCAGCCATTCTTGCTAGGGTGGCCATCGTGAGCCACACTCTGGCATCATGGGCGCTGCACTTGTGGCCTTGTGCTCATTGGTCCCTAGAAGACAAAAAGATGGTGTAATACAACTTTTATTTCTACAATAAAATGTTATTTACTGATCAGCTTAGCAAATATGTTGATTTTAGAAGGCTTACTCTATTAATACAACAAGCAGATATTGACCTATGACCGTTTAAGTTGGTTAAAACTAACAAAACCTCCTCCAGCAGGTACTGACCTATTGCAGCGAAAATAATAATTTATTGCCACTAAATAAAGCAGTAACCTACTGCTCCTAAAATAATCTTTTAGAGCTCAGCTAAtaacgccgagtggcttaaaactacccacatgctgtccagaagaccacctatcaacccggactctagattctaggatcaaagatgagctctgggagggcagcatgagccaatgcaagatggcgccactataaacactcgcctgcgccagaacaggctgggccgaccatcaggacccactggaaagaagccttggaccgaccatcaggatccaccgggaagaagcctactggcgcaataggccgcaatgttaaaaaaaaaaaaaaaaaaaaaaaaaaaaaaaaaaaaaattacctcctGGCCTGCTCAATAGCAGGTCTTCAATATTCACCAAGCTGCTGGCTGATAAATAGCCCTTGGTTGAATATTGGTTGATTTAGATGCTCATTGAGAAGATTCTTAAagtctataattttttttattttcccttacaTGGAATTCAATAATTATAACACTAATAATACAAACACTTCTCTCTTTGATTCCCCCACCACCCCGACACTCATAGGTGGGATACGACAGCTCCAGCGATGGCCGATTTATACACATTAGACGATGAGAAAATCAAACCGAGTTCCATTGTTGCCCGTGACAGTTTAAGGTGTACCAAGGCATATAGTTTTTAGTGTATGTGTAGAATTATTGTCAAGACGGCCTCTGACCAGAATGGCCCACCTGAAAGATTTGGATACAAAATGCATCATTATTGGTTAATGTAGCCACAGCCAACAAAAGAGGCAATATTCTTCCATCCCATATCAATAATACTGACGTTGTTTAGGCCAACAGCTTTCTGAGTAACGTCCTGACTAGAAATCTATCAGCATGTTAGGCAAGAAGTATTgagattgttattattgttattaaaggATTGTGATGGCCTAGGTGACCCTACTCGCCCTGACACTGTCCTGCAAAGCTATCTCAGGCATGGTAGTT of Eriocheir sinensis breed Jianghai 21 chromosome 2, ASM2467909v1, whole genome shotgun sequence contains these proteins:
- the LOC127000489 gene encoding ankyrin-3-like; its protein translation is MATLARMADTLYEAVNTGDVDAVMDLLKKGANVNVLPSCGRTALGRAAQLGHLAIVCLLLDAEKFYSTPEEEDVDTESLFSCVSSSSSSLVGLASGVTSCASRGTLPQDQRQSPTTTGATAAASSIANLRPTLGGTLLSPQGHKCCSPSIDSETCTCSDELWGLDLSDSNQQSDWEPGRCNRELPSNNNEEASEVAIQDPCSVPLCSHTTSPYTPSNIGYYVFEYREEEEDTGESSGPVVSSTEDSDSAMIGERRHQYHPHRQSSSVLLQRTLGRGRANIVSSDSEFETENRRRRRHARHNHRSHRHDRENGRHKPIVNSHRSNPWLAQLHSEYMSLGLPSPWTPSRSCDINQQDAYGRSALHYATEQGHTYIVHMLIKAGVRVDTPDAEHMTALHLAVQRGLVEVITLLLEGGAKVNNKMNDKSSPLHIAASRGYTDIVEVLLCHGAKIDSLDSSDRTALIVAVSRSNVKVVQLLLERGAKVNIEEIHGYTPLCEAVWHKDVRLVQMLLVAGAKVTQSHYLLHYAVLHRHYQLAEQLLSARCIVNLRDDNGDTPLIIAARTCQPTIIKLLLKNGANTNYPNGLTGTTPLHEAVEGTRDAQFVDFSMVFSLLCIHGARLDVETITNGDTPLYRALLLEKNKAAALLIRHGCNVNHRTPTATPDYLHMVALRGNSSLATLLLLAGFKLWRADWLSGIFTPGTLMSRLATVRLQPLTLADLCRIHIRQWFGERLRISLEASSLPARVVRFLMLEDVEVDL